A single region of the Candidatus Paceibacterota bacterium genome encodes:
- a CDS encoding adenylate/guanylate cyclase domain-containing protein, with the protein MKRKPVTPIPALIAFGIIVLVGSLRWCQLGFFEGLERMTYDMRVRQAFKHAPTTATNLGFVAIEDASAAFMRTNQVPGYQCDFPWPRQVYGRLIEELAAQGARAIALDLIFGELRPDDMPVQMADGRLLDSDAFLALQMQRARNVILAVPADLTPPALFLTNALALGDISTQKDSPDGVLRRAQAFRPYRKWHFAFRQVEAAPGFGVDLRRARVEPGRVVLCRRNGDDIIVPLDEDGNFDLTDFGGEKLPPGVAPKAKPFTEGRHWHMGIVLAAQELGLDLDKAEVDLAGGKITLQGAGGVSRVVPVDGKGYFYIDWALPPNHPQLTQEAIHSILWQDRLRLEGRTTDLKSLWQGKLIVVGSSATGNNLTDQGATPLREHTLLVSQHWNVANSIIVGRFIRRASMGVELGLVGLFGIVAALLAWRLRVLVASVLVASVAVVYIALSFVVYVQARFWLPLVFPVAGSLLLTHLGIVTWRVVFEQAERRRVKSIFSKIVSPKIVNELLDAETLSLVGARREITVFFADVRGFTELTDSSQERIAEYVRENNLTGAEAEACFDEQAKETLGTINLYLGVVADTVIKHDGTLDKFIGDCVMAFWGAPTPSSKHALACVRAAIEGQRAIYQLNQQRSAENRKRESENMALASAGLPQKPLLPILLLGSGINTGMATVGLMGSAAEMQNYTVFGREVNLASRLESASGRGRIFIGQTTYEHLRRDDPALAATCVELPPRELKGFRAAVKVYEVLWRPQGVPPPEEGSFNAAPADTTSSTGFIQPGGG; encoded by the coding sequence GTGAAGCGGAAGCCCGTCACACCCATCCCTGCGTTGATCGCGTTCGGCATCATCGTCCTGGTCGGCAGCCTGCGCTGGTGCCAGTTGGGTTTCTTCGAGGGCCTCGAGCGCATGACCTACGACATGCGCGTGCGGCAAGCCTTCAAGCACGCGCCCACCACCGCGACGAACCTTGGTTTCGTGGCAATTGAGGATGCCAGCGCTGCCTTTATGCGGACCAACCAGGTGCCCGGCTATCAATGTGACTTCCCATGGCCGCGGCAGGTTTACGGTCGGCTAATCGAGGAACTCGCGGCCCAAGGCGCCCGGGCAATTGCCTTGGATCTCATCTTCGGCGAACTGCGTCCCGACGATATGCCGGTTCAAATGGCGGACGGCAGGCTTTTGGATTCGGACGCCTTCCTCGCTCTCCAAATGCAGCGCGCGCGCAACGTCATTCTCGCGGTTCCCGCCGACCTCACTCCGCCAGCGCTGTTCCTGACCAACGCGCTGGCCTTGGGCGACATCTCAACGCAGAAGGACTCGCCCGACGGCGTGTTACGGCGAGCACAGGCGTTTCGCCCCTATCGGAAGTGGCATTTCGCTTTTCGGCAGGTCGAGGCGGCTCCGGGTTTCGGAGTGGATCTGCGCCGGGCGCGGGTGGAACCCGGCCGAGTGGTGCTGTGTCGTCGTAATGGCGACGATATCATCGTGCCGCTCGATGAGGATGGCAATTTTGACCTGACCGATTTCGGCGGGGAGAAACTCCCGCCGGGCGTAGCGCCAAAGGCAAAGCCATTCACAGAAGGGCGCCATTGGCACATGGGTATCGTGCTGGCCGCCCAGGAGCTGGGCCTTGACCTGGACAAGGCTGAGGTTGACCTCGCAGGTGGAAAGATCACGCTGCAAGGCGCTGGCGGTGTCTCACGCGTCGTCCCGGTTGACGGAAAGGGCTACTTCTATATTGACTGGGCTTTGCCGCCCAACCATCCGCAGCTCACGCAGGAGGCGATCCATAGCATCCTGTGGCAGGATCGCCTGCGCCTGGAGGGCCGCACGACTGATCTGAAGAGCCTGTGGCAAGGCAAGTTAATCGTGGTCGGATCGAGCGCGACGGGGAACAACTTGACTGATCAGGGGGCAACGCCGCTGCGGGAGCACACCCTGCTGGTCAGCCAGCATTGGAATGTGGCAAATTCGATCATCGTCGGGCGATTCATCCGGCGGGCGTCAATGGGAGTCGAGTTGGGACTGGTTGGATTGTTCGGCATCGTGGCCGCATTGCTCGCCTGGCGGCTGCGCGTTCTGGTTGCCTCAGTGCTGGTGGCCTCCGTAGCGGTGGTTTACATCGCGTTGAGCTTTGTCGTCTATGTGCAGGCCCGGTTTTGGCTGCCGCTGGTGTTTCCCGTGGCCGGTTCTCTCCTTCTGACGCATCTGGGCATTGTTACCTGGCGGGTGGTATTCGAGCAGGCCGAACGCCGGCGGGTGAAGTCCATCTTCTCGAAGATCGTTTCTCCCAAGATCGTGAATGAACTGCTCGACGCCGAGACACTTTCGCTCGTCGGCGCGCGGCGCGAAATCACTGTGTTCTTTGCCGACGTGCGTGGATTCACGGAATTGACCGACTCAAGCCAGGAGCGGATTGCCGAATACGTGCGGGAGAACAACTTGACCGGCGCGGAGGCCGAAGCCTGCTTCGACGAACAGGCCAAGGAAACACTTGGCACGATCAATCTGTACCTGGGCGTGGTGGCTGACACGGTCATTAAACACGACGGGACCTTGGACAAGTTCATTGGCGACTGCGTCATGGCGTTTTGGGGCGCCCCGACGCCCAGTTCAAAACACGCGCTGGCGTGTGTGCGCGCGGCCATCGAAGGGCAACGGGCGATCTACCAGTTGAACCAGCAACGATCGGCGGAAAACCGGAAACGCGAATCCGAAAACATGGCCCTCGCCTCGGCCGGGCTGCCTCAGAAGCCCCTGCTGCCGATACTGCTTTTGGGCAGCGGCATCAACACGGGGATGGCGACTGTCGGATTGATGGGCTCTGCCGCCGAGATGCAGAACTACACGGTTTTCGGCCGGGAGGTCAATCTGGCCAGCCGTCTCGAAAGCGCGTCGGGGCGGGGGCGCATCTTCATTGGGCAGACCACTTATGAACACCTGCGGCGCGATGACCCCGCTTTGGCCGCGACCTGCGTCGAACTGCCACCGCGAGAACTCAAAGGCTTCCGCGCGGCGGTGAAGGTCTATGAAGTTCTCTGGCGTCCGCAAGGTGTGCCGCCCCCGGAAGAGGGTTCTTTTAACGCAGCGCCAGCCGATACGACCTCTTCCACCGGTTTTATTCAACCAGGGGGCGGGTGA
- the coaD gene encoding pantetheine-phosphate adenylyltransferase, which translates to MRTAIYPGSFDPITNGHLDVLQRATKLFDRVIVAVAKSESKHPLFSLEERVQMVARAIRHLPNVEADSFEGLLVTYVERRSAQAVVRGLRAVSDFEFEFQLALMNRRLNERIETIFMMPKDTYTFLSSRIVKEMAQLGGDVSAFVPAHVRAALAGKFRQKPA; encoded by the coding sequence ATGCGTACGGCAATCTATCCGGGAAGTTTTGATCCCATTACCAACGGTCATCTGGATGTCCTGCAACGGGCAACCAAGTTGTTCGACCGGGTGATTGTGGCGGTGGCCAAGAGCGAAAGCAAGCATCCACTCTTCTCGCTGGAGGAGCGCGTGCAGATGGTTGCGCGCGCGATCCGGCACTTGCCAAACGTGGAGGCCGACTCGTTCGAAGGATTGCTGGTGACCTACGTAGAACGTCGCTCCGCCCAGGCGGTGGTCCGAGGCTTGCGGGCGGTGTCGGACTTTGAATTTGAATTTCAGCTGGCCTTGATGAATCGTAGGTTGAACGAACGAATCGAAACGATATTCATGATGCCTAAGGACACCTACACCTTCCTCAGTTCGCGGATTGTGAAGGAGATGGCGCAACTGGGAGGAGACGTTAGTGCCTTTGTGCCGGCGCATGTGCGGGCAGCCTTGGCCGGCAAGTTCCGCCAGAAGCCGGCTTAA
- a CDS encoding YceD family protein, which produces MPLIVNLRHLEAHNARLRGELPVAELDIDTRDEVIRLACPLEHDLEVQKLDKGLLVQGRLRLILECQCVRCLKQFQYHLELDDWTCHLPLQGEDRVAVTNDCVDLTPSVREDILLEFPRHPLCNPGCNGLPATSISKSKRISGTGKTEVDRSTWAELNKLKL; this is translated from the coding sequence ATGCCGTTGATCGTCAATCTTCGCCATTTAGAGGCGCACAACGCCCGCCTCCGGGGTGAGTTGCCTGTGGCGGAGCTGGATATTGACACCCGTGATGAGGTGATTCGGCTGGCCTGCCCGCTCGAGCATGACCTGGAGGTGCAGAAGTTGGACAAGGGGCTCCTGGTGCAGGGCCGTTTGCGGCTGATTCTGGAATGCCAGTGCGTCCGGTGTCTCAAACAATTCCAATACCACCTGGAGCTGGACGACTGGACCTGCCATTTGCCGCTGCAAGGGGAAGATCGCGTGGCGGTGACTAACGACTGCGTGGACTTGACGCCCTCCGTCCGGGAAGATATTCTCCTTGAATTTCCGCGACATCCGCTATGTAACCCGGGATGTAACGGGTTGCCAGCAACGTCAATTAGTAAGTCAAAACGCATTAGCGGCACCGGCAAGACCGAAGTGGATCGGTCAACCTGGGCCGAGCTGAACAAATTGAAACTCTAG
- the rpmF gene encoding 50S ribosomal protein L32: protein MGVPKRKPSRSRQRMRRAYNSALTLPQLGTCPQCAAPYVPHRVCPACGYYKGRQVITVTAGT, encoded by the coding sequence ATGGGTGTTCCCAAACGAAAACCGTCACGAAGCCGCCAACGCATGCGCCGCGCGTACAACAGCGCGCTGACGCTGCCGCAACTTGGCACCTGTCCGCAATGCGCTGCGCCATACGTGCCGCATCGAGTATGTCCCGCTTGCGGCTATTACAAGGGGCGCCAAGTGATTACGGTGACTGCCGGGACCTGA
- the plsX gene encoding phosphate acyltransferase PlsX → MRIAVDVMGGDHGCGVVIEGAKRALQADSRIIALYLVGNRSEIHAALPRRGFRDHRVRVVHASEVLTMAEKPAAALRRKRDCSIARAMELVREGKVDAVISPGNTGGIFAAATFKLGRIAGVDRGGIATVIPTPDHDFVLLDSGANIECKPLHLAQFAVMGSIYSREILGYKNPRVGILSIGTEDSKGNELTLEAFKLCRLLDLNFIGNVEGHDLFKNRVDVVICDGFVGNIVLKTCESLAMAMFSMLKRELKANPRRQLGALLAQNAFRTIKRRMDPEGFGGAPLLGFNGTVMKAHGSARERAIANAIHVTAENVHHQVNQIIAREIVRANERLAADETASVALLSPN, encoded by the coding sequence ATGCGAATCGCAGTGGACGTCATGGGTGGCGACCATGGTTGCGGAGTGGTCATCGAGGGGGCCAAGCGCGCGCTGCAGGCTGACTCGAGGATCATAGCGCTTTACCTGGTCGGCAACCGAAGCGAAATCCACGCCGCCTTGCCGCGGCGCGGGTTTCGTGACCATCGTGTGCGGGTGGTCCATGCCAGCGAAGTTCTGACGATGGCCGAAAAGCCGGCCGCAGCCCTGAGGCGGAAGAGAGATTGCTCGATCGCCCGCGCAATGGAACTGGTGCGCGAGGGCAAAGTTGACGCCGTGATTTCTCCGGGCAACACGGGTGGCATCTTCGCCGCCGCGACCTTCAAGCTGGGCCGAATCGCCGGCGTTGACCGGGGCGGCATCGCCACTGTCATTCCCACTCCGGATCACGATTTCGTCCTGCTCGATTCCGGAGCTAACATAGAGTGCAAACCCCTGCACCTGGCCCAGTTCGCTGTGATGGGCAGCATCTACTCGCGGGAGATTCTTGGCTATAAGAACCCAAGGGTCGGCATTCTGAGCATTGGCACGGAAGATAGCAAAGGCAACGAATTGACGTTGGAGGCGTTCAAACTGTGCCGGCTGCTGGACTTGAATTTCATCGGCAACGTGGAGGGCCATGACTTGTTCAAGAATCGAGTAGACGTGGTCATCTGCGACGGATTCGTTGGCAATATCGTGCTAAAGACGTGCGAGAGCCTGGCGATGGCGATGTTCTCAATGCTCAAACGAGAATTGAAGGCGAACCCCCGGCGCCAACTCGGCGCCTTGCTGGCTCAAAATGCTTTCCGCACCATCAAACGTCGCATGGATCCGGAAGGGTTTGGCGGCGCCCCGCTGTTGGGTTTCAATGGCACAGTTATGAAAGCTCACGGATCAGCCCGCGAACGCGCGATCGCCAATGCCATCCATGTCACCGCCGAAAACGTTCATCATCAAGTGAACCAGATCATCGCCCGCGAAATAGTGCGCGCGAATGAGCGGCTGGCCGCGGACGAAACAGCGAGCGTGGCTTTGCTGTCACCAAACTAG
- a CDS encoding beta-ketoacyl-ACP synthase III, giving the protein MSLSHTPKFKNPRAKFNFQGRTCSISGVGSYVPAKVLTNAELEKLVDTSDEWITTRTGIKERRIAAKNEFTSDLGAQAALRAMHQAGVSAEQIDLIIVATITPDMPFPSTACMIQKKIGAHRAAGFDLEAACSGFIYGLEIAQQFIMSRTYDTVLVVGAEKLSSIVDWKDRNTCVLFGDGAGAAILQNRPNAHGLLTAVMGADGRKSDLLFMAGGGSRCPATQESVAARMHYLRMEGKETFKCAVQAMQTAAVEVLRRCEIDISRIKCIIPHQANRRIIDAVADRIGAKPEQLFINLHKYGNTSAASVAIALDEAVATGRVQRGDLILIIVFGAGLTWGAAVIEW; this is encoded by the coding sequence ATGAGTCTATCACACACGCCTAAATTCAAAAACCCGCGGGCCAAATTCAATTTCCAGGGCCGAACCTGCTCCATCAGCGGAGTGGGCTCCTACGTGCCCGCCAAAGTGCTTACCAATGCGGAACTGGAAAAACTGGTGGATACATCCGACGAGTGGATCACGACGCGCACGGGCATAAAAGAACGCCGGATCGCTGCAAAGAACGAGTTTACTTCCGACCTCGGCGCGCAGGCTGCTTTACGGGCCATGCATCAGGCGGGAGTCAGCGCGGAGCAGATTGATCTGATCATCGTAGCGACCATTACGCCTGACATGCCCTTCCCGTCAACCGCCTGCATGATACAGAAGAAGATTGGCGCTCACCGGGCCGCCGGCTTCGACCTGGAAGCAGCGTGTTCGGGCTTCATCTACGGGCTGGAGATCGCGCAACAGTTTATCATGTCGCGCACCTACGACACGGTGTTGGTGGTGGGCGCGGAGAAACTCTCATCAATTGTTGACTGGAAGGATCGCAACACTTGCGTGCTGTTCGGCGATGGCGCGGGCGCCGCTATTCTACAGAATCGCCCCAACGCGCACGGTTTGCTCACTGCGGTGATGGGGGCCGACGGGAGGAAGTCGGACTTGCTTTTTATGGCGGGCGGCGGCAGTCGTTGCCCCGCGACTCAGGAATCAGTTGCCGCCCGGATGCATTACCTCCGAATGGAGGGGAAGGAGACTTTCAAGTGCGCAGTGCAAGCGATGCAGACGGCCGCAGTGGAGGTGCTGCGCCGCTGTGAGATCGACATCTCGCGCATCAAGTGCATCATCCCGCACCAGGCCAACCGCCGGATTATTGATGCCGTGGCCGACCGCATCGGGGCCAAGCCGGAACAGCTCTTCATCAATCTCCACAAGTATGGGAACACTTCTGCGGCTTCAGTGGCCATCGCCTTGGACGAAGCGGTGGCAACGGGACGTGTGCAACGGGGCGACTTAATCCTGATAATTGTGTTCGGCGCGGGCCTTACATGGGGCGCGGCAGTTATTGAATGGTAG
- a CDS encoding PilT/PilU family type 4a pilus ATPase codes for MEIFHRILKTAVDGGSSDVHLKIGTPVIFRINRQLIAIECPFPTEEWMNNVVQQITPAHLRKRVEQEREADFSYYVPGIGRFRTNLFQQRGQWCLAMRYVKTRVPSFEELGLLEQIRTIAESPRGIVLLAGSTGCGKSTTLAAMIEHINANFKKHIVTLEDPIEYVFEDNQCVIEQREVGLDTLSFHHALKHVLRQDPDIIMVGEMRDSISFTSAMSAADTGHLVLSTLHTTNASQSISRILDFFKADEREQIRRQLAGTMQAVICQRMVNTLAGSMTPALEIMINTPTVRKLIEENRLDKLAAAIETGTEDGMINFNQALFNLVKQGKVSEQEALNKATNPQALEMNFKGIFLDEGRRILS; via the coding sequence ATGGAAATATTTCATCGCATTCTGAAAACCGCTGTTGATGGGGGTTCCTCGGACGTTCATCTTAAGATCGGGACTCCAGTCATCTTCCGCATCAACCGGCAACTGATTGCAATCGAGTGCCCGTTCCCAACTGAGGAATGGATGAACAATGTCGTGCAGCAAATCACGCCGGCTCATTTGCGCAAGCGCGTGGAGCAGGAACGAGAAGCGGACTTTTCCTATTACGTGCCCGGCATCGGACGGTTTCGCACCAATCTATTTCAGCAGCGTGGTCAATGGTGCCTGGCGATGCGCTATGTGAAGACGCGTGTGCCCAGTTTTGAGGAACTGGGTTTGCTTGAACAGATCCGGACGATCGCGGAATCCCCGCGTGGCATTGTTCTTCTGGCCGGTTCCACCGGCTGCGGCAAGTCCACCACGCTGGCCGCAATGATTGAGCACATCAACGCCAATTTCAAGAAGCACATCGTTACCCTGGAAGACCCGATCGAATACGTATTTGAGGACAACCAATGCGTGATCGAGCAGCGCGAGGTCGGACTGGACACCCTTTCCTTCCATCATGCGCTGAAACACGTTCTGCGCCAGGACCCGGATATTATCATGGTCGGCGAAATGCGTGATTCGATCAGCTTCACCTCGGCCATGAGCGCAGCCGACACCGGCCATCTGGTGCTCTCCACCTTGCACACGACCAATGCCTCCCAGTCCATCAGCCGCATTCTCGACTTCTTCAAGGCCGACGAGCGCGAGCAGATTCGCCGCCAGCTCGCCGGTACTATGCAGGCGGTGATCTGCCAGCGCATGGTGAATACGTTGGCGGGCAGCATGACGCCCGCCCTGGAGATCATGATCAACACACCCACGGTCAGGAAGCTGATTGAGGAGAACCGCCTCGACAAGCTGGCTGCTGCCATTGAGACCGGCACCGAAGATGGGATGATCAACTTCAATCAAGCGTTGTTCAACCTTGTGAAGCAGGGAAAGGTCAGCGAACAGGAAGCCCTGAATAAGGCCACCAATCCGCAGGCGTTGGAAATGAACTTCAAAGGAATCTTCCTGGATGAAGGGCGGAGGATCCTGAGTTAA
- a CDS encoding two-component regulator propeller domain-containing protein — protein sequence MVRQFCPFNSDTLDAGGRQMEVSVSACPDDANEVAGSGTGQPARLRVWLLAGLLASLAGSAVAQSSGQNGYLIESWASERGLPQNMVTGLAQTPDGYLWVSTLDGLARFDGMRFRIYKAGNTPALGSGRIRFLFPSRRGGFWLTTQEGGAIRFDNGRFSALALPESQGPRPAISQVAEDDANGLWLSTEEGKAARLADGKYSTISTNWDPSGKTAFQVRADLRGRLLAVTDTAVYHVNGTELVPALEGKRGELAVHCPSRGGGWWVSTGGQVRLWRDGQWLKTVQGPGLPVDSIRSALEDRNGRLWLGTWGQGLFRCDTNQSPLQLTKQDGLSSDFVRVLCEDTEGNLWAGTEGAGLSRLRAPLFTVYGLAEGLSWEWITSVSEGPTGDLWVGTDGYGLNQLQNDMIRPARDEPVVTPQHVMVALADRRGHIWLGTRQGGLYEWKEGAAKRVSGFPAKTSRVRSLFEDSQGAIWVGRHDTDELVRVHDGAVSTIALPKSLVPVDVRVMAEDESGALWIGTDGKGLLCWKEGKFKRYSREEGLSSDLIWALQPEADGALWIGTFGGGLTRLKNGHVATCATRQGLADDVICHIADDGRGQYWLGSHQGVFRVNKNELNQFANGTISQIHSVGYGKSDGLPTLECKGGFQPAGCRGRDGRLWFPTMGGVVVVDPVDASTGSPVPPVYVEEVFVDGQLFGPERWRIAERRSGNGNARPTVAAIRSSRPALSFPAGSRRFEFHCAGVSLGAPEQLRFRHKLEGVDADWVDTGARREASYTRLPHGAYTFRVQARNREGIWSQPGDLVAFRVLPFLWQTWWFLSLFLVTFGGTVGWGVGVALRRRHQRHLRLVEQLHAAERERTRIARDIHDDLGSSLTEISLLGALAVRESTPPGEAREQVARMMTRAEELTRKLDETVWAVNPKNDSLRHLATYLCNLAKEFLEPTPIRCRLDVPPDLPDVPLTTEVRHNVFLATKEALNNAVRHSGASEIRLRMAVGGGVLALAVADNGRGFHQEANQSARNGLRNMAERMEEIGGRLQVRSAAGQGTTVALELPLPGPVEGGESLRATQLGDATGGPTV from the coding sequence ATGGTCAGGCAGTTCTGCCCATTCAACTCGGATACGCTCGACGCGGGCGGCAGACAAATGGAGGTTTCCGTGTCCGCATGTCCGGACGATGCGAACGAAGTCGCGGGGAGCGGCACCGGACAGCCGGCTCGGCTCCGCGTCTGGCTCCTGGCGGGGCTGCTCGCATCGCTCGCAGGGTCAGCGGTCGCGCAGAGTTCCGGCCAGAACGGCTATTTGATTGAGAGCTGGGCCAGCGAGCGCGGTCTGCCGCAGAACATGGTGACGGGCCTTGCCCAAACGCCAGATGGTTACCTTTGGGTCAGCACCCTGGACGGACTGGCCCGGTTCGACGGAATGCGCTTCCGAATCTACAAGGCGGGCAACACGCCGGCATTGGGGAGCGGGCGCATCCGATTTCTCTTTCCGAGCCGGCGTGGTGGATTCTGGCTGACCACGCAGGAGGGGGGGGCAATCAGGTTTGACAACGGGCGGTTCAGCGCCCTTGCCCTGCCCGAGTCGCAGGGTCCCCGCCCGGCCATTAGTCAGGTTGCCGAAGACGACGCCAACGGGCTTTGGCTCTCGACAGAAGAGGGCAAGGCTGCCCGCTTGGCCGATGGGAAATACTCCACGATCTCCACGAATTGGGACCCAAGTGGCAAGACGGCGTTCCAAGTGCGGGCGGACCTTCGCGGCCGGCTCCTGGCAGTGACGGACACCGCGGTTTACCACGTGAACGGAACGGAGCTGGTTCCGGCGCTGGAGGGCAAGCGGGGCGAGCTGGCGGTTCACTGTCCCAGCCGGGGTGGGGGATGGTGGGTCAGCACCGGCGGCCAGGTTCGGCTGTGGCGGGATGGGCAGTGGCTCAAGACGGTTCAAGGGCCGGGCCTGCCGGTTGACTCCATCCGGAGCGCCCTGGAGGATCGCAACGGGCGGCTCTGGCTGGGCACCTGGGGCCAAGGCCTGTTCCGTTGCGATACCAACCAGAGCCCGCTGCAGCTCACCAAGCAAGATGGTCTGAGCAGCGATTTCGTGCGGGTCCTGTGCGAAGACACCGAGGGCAATCTCTGGGCTGGTACGGAAGGGGCCGGGTTGAGCCGGCTGCGCGCACCGTTGTTTACGGTGTATGGCCTGGCGGAAGGGCTCTCATGGGAGTGGATCACCAGCGTGAGCGAGGGGCCGACCGGCGACCTGTGGGTGGGCACCGACGGCTACGGGCTTAACCAGCTCCAAAACGACATGATCCGGCCTGCCAGAGACGAACCGGTGGTGACGCCCCAGCACGTAATGGTGGCCCTTGCGGACCGCCGGGGACACATTTGGTTGGGCACCCGCCAAGGGGGGCTCTACGAATGGAAAGAAGGAGCCGCTAAGAGAGTGAGCGGTTTCCCGGCGAAGACCTCTCGTGTGCGATCCCTGTTTGAGGATTCTCAAGGAGCCATCTGGGTAGGCCGGCATGACACCGACGAGCTGGTCAGAGTCCACGATGGAGCGGTGAGCACCATCGCGCTGCCCAAGTCGCTCGTGCCAGTTGATGTGCGAGTCATGGCGGAGGATGAAAGCGGCGCGCTCTGGATTGGCACGGATGGCAAGGGCTTGTTGTGCTGGAAAGAAGGGAAGTTCAAGCGCTACTCGCGGGAGGAGGGACTGAGCAGCGACTTGATCTGGGCCTTGCAACCGGAAGCCGACGGCGCGCTCTGGATCGGCACGTTCGGAGGCGGTTTGACAAGGCTGAAGAACGGGCACGTGGCGACGTGCGCCACCCGACAGGGGCTGGCGGACGACGTGATTTGCCACATTGCCGACGATGGGCGGGGACAGTACTGGCTGGGTTCCCATCAGGGGGTTTTCCGGGTGAACAAGAATGAACTGAACCAGTTTGCCAACGGCACCATCAGCCAAATCCACTCCGTGGGCTATGGCAAGTCAGACGGCCTGCCCACGCTGGAGTGCAAAGGGGGCTTTCAACCAGCCGGCTGCCGCGGGCGGGACGGGCGGCTGTGGTTTCCGACCATGGGAGGCGTGGTCGTGGTGGACCCGGTGGACGCGAGCACCGGCAGCCCGGTGCCGCCCGTGTACGTGGAGGAGGTTTTCGTGGACGGTCAACTCTTCGGGCCGGAGCGATGGCGCATCGCGGAGAGGCGATCGGGCAACGGGAACGCTCGACCAACAGTGGCGGCGATCCGGTCTTCGCGCCCGGCCTTGAGTTTTCCGGCGGGCAGCCGCCGGTTCGAGTTTCATTGCGCCGGGGTGAGCCTGGGGGCGCCGGAGCAGTTGCGTTTCCGCCACAAGCTGGAGGGTGTGGATGCCGACTGGGTGGACACGGGTGCCCGGCGCGAGGCCAGCTACACCCGCCTGCCGCACGGCGCTTATACGTTTCGCGTGCAGGCCCGCAATCGGGAAGGCATCTGGAGCCAGCCCGGTGATCTGGTCGCATTCCGGGTGCTGCCCTTCCTCTGGCAGACCTGGTGGTTCCTCAGTTTGTTCCTGGTGACGTTCGGGGGCACAGTGGGTTGGGGGGTAGGGGTGGCTCTCCGGCGGCGGCACCAGCGCCATCTCCGGCTGGTGGAGCAGCTCCACGCAGCCGAGCGGGAGCGGACACGGATCGCACGTGACATTCACGACGATCTGGGCAGTAGCCTGACGGAGATTAGCCTTTTGGGGGCGCTGGCCGTGCGGGAGTCCACCCCGCCGGGCGAGGCGCGTGAACAGGTCGCCCGGATGATGACACGGGCCGAGGAGCTGACCCGGAAGCTCGACGAGACGGTATGGGCCGTGAACCCCAAAAACGATTCCCTGCGGCACCTGGCGACCTACCTGTGCAACCTGGCGAAGGAATTTCTGGAGCCGACGCCTATTCGCTGCCGGCTGGACGTGCCGCCGGACCTGCCGGATGTGCCGCTGACCACCGAAGTCCGGCATAACGTGTTTCTGGCGACCAAGGAAGCGCTCAACAATGCCGTGCGCCATTCCGGAGCGAGCGAGATTCGGTTGCGCATGGCGGTCGGCGGCGGCGTTCTGGCGCTCGCGGTCGCGGACAACGGTCGGGGTTTCCACCAGGAGGCAAATCAAAGCGCAAGGAACGGGCTGCGGAACATGGCGGAACGAATGGAGGAGATCGGCGGGCGCTTGCAAGTGCGCAGCGCCGCCGGGCAAGGCACCACCGTCGCGCTGGAGCTGCCGCTGCCGGGCCCGGTGGAGGGGGGGGAGAGCTTGCGCGCCACTCAATTGGGGGATGCTACCGGCGGACCGACCGTCTAG
- a CDS encoding response regulator transcription factor encodes MSIAVALVEDNPEIRRNLSRYIDGAPGFRCACVCASGEEALRTIPQSPPDVVLMDIQMPGMSGIACTAALKKLLPRVPVMMLTVYEDNDAIFNALKAGATGYLLKRSAPAKLLESIKELHGGGAPMTSEIARRVIASFHKEKPESHPQDKLTRREEEILECLAKGYVTKEIADKLSVSYDTVRYHLKHIYDKLHVHSRTEAVIKYLG; translated from the coding sequence ATGTCCATTGCTGTGGCCCTTGTCGAGGACAACCCGGAAATCCGGCGCAACCTTTCGCGCTACATTGACGGGGCGCCCGGGTTTCGCTGCGCCTGCGTGTGCGCCTCGGGCGAGGAGGCCCTGCGCACGATCCCGCAATCGCCGCCCGATGTGGTGCTGATGGACATCCAGATGCCCGGAATGAGCGGCATCGCCTGCACCGCCGCGCTCAAGAAGTTGCTGCCAAGGGTGCCGGTGATGATGCTCACGGTGTATGAGGACAACGACGCGATCTTCAATGCCCTTAAGGCGGGGGCGACCGGCTACCTCCTGAAACGGAGCGCGCCGGCCAAACTCCTGGAATCCATCAAGGAGTTGCATGGCGGCGGCGCGCCCATGACCAGCGAGATCGCGCGGCGGGTGATCGCCTCCTTCCACAAAGAGAAACCCGAGTCGCACCCGCAGGATAAACTGACCCGGCGGGAAGAGGAAATTCTGGAGTGCCTGGCCAAGGGCTACGTCACCAAGGAAATTGCCGACAAGCTATCGGTCAGCTACGACACGGTGCGCTACCACTTGAAGCACATTTACGATAAGCTGCACGTCCACTCCCGAACCGAGGCCGTGATCAA